One region of Sandaracinaceae bacterium genomic DNA includes:
- a CDS encoding YbhB/YbcL family Raf kinase inhibitor-like protein, producing the protein MDLRSDSFEHNAPIPARCAFGTYDAESHVRLSDNKSPHLAWSDAPDSTQSYVVICTDFDAPSKADDVNQEGRTVPYDLPRVAFHHWALVDVPASKTTLAEGEFGVGVTPRGKSGPDSAGGTRSGLNGYTEWFAGDADMGGQYFGYDGPCPPWNDERLHRYQFVVYALDVPRAPVEGTFRVEQVLEAIAPHVVAKAGIAGTYQINPDAK; encoded by the coding sequence ATGGACCTCCGCAGCGACTCCTTCGAGCACAACGCCCCCATCCCCGCGCGCTGCGCCTTCGGCACGTACGACGCCGAGAGCCACGTGCGCTTGAGCGACAACAAGAGCCCGCACCTGGCGTGGTCGGACGCGCCGGACAGCACGCAGAGCTACGTGGTCATCTGCACGGACTTCGACGCGCCCAGCAAGGCCGACGACGTGAACCAAGAGGGCCGCACCGTGCCGTACGACCTGCCGCGCGTGGCCTTTCACCACTGGGCGCTGGTCGACGTGCCCGCCAGCAAGACCACGCTCGCCGAGGGCGAGTTCGGCGTGGGCGTCACGCCGCGCGGCAAGAGCGGGCCCGACAGCGCTGGCGGCACGCGCAGCGGGCTGAACGGGTACACCGAGTGGTTCGCGGGCGACGCCGACATGGGCGGCCAGTATTTCGGCTACGACGGACCGTGCCCGCCCTGGAACGACGAGCGGCTGCATCGCTACCAGTTCGTGGTCTATGCGCTGGACGTGCCGCGCGCTCCGGTGGAAGGCACGTTCCGCGTGGAGCAGGTGCTCGAGGCCATCGCACCGCACGTGGTGGCGAAGGCGGGCATCGCGGGGACGTACCAGATCAATCCGGACGCCAAGTAG
- a CDS encoding TonB family protein, which produces MQALETSTEMLPPATLRLVEDLPREVRSDAPPGRVEQTGRQLRAPRGPEGAPEGQTRRRTVPDGWHVPVCVLLSVGAHVLMTVFMPSAAALQPVAAEPDLMFMDLREVMLPVAPEPPPAPEPLVVPPPPEAQQPLTPPPAAAVTPAAPPPESEPAPSAPPPAAAEVLAATSAAAGGPAFTTGTAGGSTHGVGSTPTASETNPAATRPSEGTGTGVDMRGLMRGYMATLNGRVRPAVVYPRAAVIAGLEGTVMIGLLVDAQGNILRRRVKRSSGHTSLDTAVLEAAERLASVPAPPAELRTAWDGGPQEITVPIRMTLVR; this is translated from the coding sequence ATGCAGGCGCTCGAAACCTCGACCGAGATGCTCCCTCCCGCGACGCTGCGGCTGGTGGAAGATCTCCCCCGGGAGGTGCGCTCGGACGCCCCTCCGGGCCGGGTCGAGCAGACGGGGCGGCAGCTTCGCGCACCCCGCGGGCCCGAAGGCGCCCCCGAAGGTCAGACCCGAAGGCGCACCGTGCCGGACGGCTGGCACGTGCCCGTGTGCGTGCTGCTGTCGGTGGGCGCCCACGTGCTCATGACGGTCTTCATGCCCAGCGCCGCAGCGCTGCAGCCCGTGGCCGCCGAGCCCGACCTCATGTTCATGGACCTGCGGGAGGTCATGCTGCCGGTTGCCCCGGAGCCGCCGCCCGCCCCCGAGCCGCTGGTGGTCCCGCCGCCACCCGAGGCCCAGCAGCCGCTGACGCCGCCCCCGGCAGCCGCCGTGACCCCCGCGGCCCCGCCTCCCGAGAGCGAGCCTGCGCCCAGCGCTCCGCCGCCCGCGGCCGCCGAAGTGCTGGCCGCCACCAGCGCCGCAGCCGGTGGCCCCGCGTTCACCACCGGCACCGCGGGCGGCAGCACGCACGGCGTGGGCAGCACCCCGACTGCCAGCGAGACCAACCCGGCCGCCACGCGGCCCAGCGAGGGAACGGGCACGGGCGTGGACATGCGCGGCCTGATGCGCGGCTACATGGCCACCCTCAACGGTCGAGTGCGGCCTGCCGTGGTCTACCCACGCGCAGCCGTCATCGCGGGGCTCGAGGGCACCGTGATGATCGGGCTTTTGGTGGATGCCCAGGGCAACATCCTGCGCCGCCGCGTGAAGCGCTCCTCCGGCCACACCAGCCTGGACACGGCCGTGCTCGAGGCCGCCGAGCGCCTGGCCAGCGTGCCCGCCCCGCCGGCGGAGCTGCGCACGGCTTGGGACGGCGGGCCACAAGAGATCACGGTTCCCATCCGCATGACGCTCGTTCGCTGA